One segment of Brassica napus cultivar Da-Ae chromosome C3, Da-Ae, whole genome shotgun sequence DNA contains the following:
- the LOC106426663 gene encoding protein EXORDIUM-like 2, whose amino-acid sequence MAHNNRFAIFLTFLYAIAGLSAAALVEEQPLVLKYHNGVLLKGNVTVNLIWYGKFTPIQRSVIVDFIRSLNSKDAASSASPSVASWWKTTEKYKGGSSTLVVGKQLLLENYPLGKSLKNPYLRSLSTKLNGGLRSITVILTAKDVTVEGFCMNRCGSHGTSVSKPRRAANGAAYVWVGNSETMCPGYCAWPFHQPIYGPQTPPLVAPNGDVGVDGMIINLATLLANTVTNPFNNGYYQGPPTAPLEAVSACTGIFGSGSYPGYPGQVLVDKTTGSSYNARGLAGRKYLLPAMWDPQTLTCKTLV is encoded by the coding sequence ATGGCTCATAATAACCGTTTTGCCATCTTCCTCACTTTCCTCTATGCCATCGCTGGCCTTTCCGCCGCCGCGTTGGTCGAGGAGCAGCCGCTTGTTCTAAAATACCACAACGGTGTTCTCTTGAAAGGAAACGTAACCGTCAATCTCATTTGGTACGGAAAGTTCACACCCATCCAACGGTCCGTGATCGTCGACTTCATCCGCTCGCTCAACTCCAAAGACGCCGCATCCTCCGCCTCTCCTTCCGTCGCTTCCTGGTGGAAGACGACTGAGAAATACAAAGGCGGATCCTCGACACTCGTCGTCGGGAAACAGCTTCTCCTCGAGAACTATCCACTCGGAAAATCCCTCAAGAACCCTTACCTCCGTTCTTTGTCCACCAAACTTAACGGCGGACTCCGTTCTATCACCGTTATCTTAACAGCGAAAGACGTAACCGTCGAGGGTTTCTGTATGAACCGATGCGGGTCACACGGAACCTCTGTTTCCAAGCCCCGTCGCGCCGCTAACGGCGCCGCTTACGTCTGGGTTGGGAACTCCGAGACGATGTGTCCTGGTTACTGCGCGTGGCCGTTTCACCAACCCATTTACGGACCGCAAACACCGCCGTTAGTTGCGCCTAACGGTGACGTTGGGGTTGACGGAATGATCATAAACCTCGCTACACTTCTAGCTAACACCGTCACGAATCCGTTTAATAACGGTTATTACCAAGGCCCGCCAACTGCACCGCTCGAGGCTGTCTCTGCTTGTACTGGCATATTCGGGTCGGGTTCTTACCCAGGTTACCCGGGTCAGGTCCTCGTCGACAAAACAACCGGGTCTAGTTACAATGCTCGTGGACTCGCCGGAAGGAAATATCTCTTGCCGGCGATGTGGGATCCACAGACTTTAACGTGTAAAACTCTTGTCTGA
- the LOC111203744 gene encoding glutathione S-transferase T3-like, translated as MDSRNLPTQSSSYVGLHNSQQGSVLHENFPYESYHSSVYFPPFSSQQSDAPPLPEDTPVDRKERRKWSPADDEVLISVWLNTSKDAVVGNEQKKRTFWKRVGEYYAASPHGKEDGEKREHLHCKQRWHKINDLTNKFCGAFAAAERQISSGQNDTSVLKMAHDIFYSDHNIKFNLEHAWCVLRFEQKWFSLNTPKSSGCSKRKNGETCSQTSSTNVSDHEIRPKGVKAAKSKRNTA; from the coding sequence ATGGATTCAAGGAATCTTCCTACTCAGTCCTCTAGTTATGTAGGACTTCATAACAGTCAACAAGGAAGTGTTCTccatgaaaactttccttatgaaAGTTATCATTCTAGTGTTTATTTTCCTCCTTTCAGTTCACAACAATCTGACGCTCCACCTCTACCTGAAGACACACCAGTGGACCGCAAGGAGAGAAGGAAATGGAGCCCAGCTGATGACGAGGTTCTAATCAGTGTGTGGCTAAACACTTCAAAGGATGCTGTTGTTgggaatgaacaaaaaaaaaggaccTTCTGGAAGCGAGTTGGAGAATATTATGCAGCAAGTCCTCATGGTAAAGAGGATGGTGAAAAGAGAGAGCATCTTCattgtaagcagaggtggcacAAAATCAATGATCTGACTAACAAGTTCTGTGGCGCATTTGCGGCAGCAGAGCGACAAATTAGCAGTGGTCAGAATGACACTAGCGTTCTCAAGATGGCTCATGACATCTTCTACTCTGATCACAACATCAAGTTTAACCTTGAGCATGCGTGGTGTGTGTTGAGGTTTGAACAGAAATGGTTTAGCCTTAACACTCCTAAATCCAGTGGCTGTTCAAAGAGGAAAAATGGTGAGACATGTTCCCAAACTTCAAGCACCAATGTTAGTGATCATGAGATCCGACCTAAAGGTGTGAAGGCTGCTAAATCTAAAAGGAATACTGCTTAA